Sequence from the Calidithermus timidus DSM 17022 genome:
GCCTTCAGCCCCTTCGACGAGCCGCAGGGAGCGCTCGAGGCCGTCCCCGGTACGGGCGTGCGCCCGGTAGCCAAAGAGCGGATGCTCGAGTTGGAGGGGGAGTACCAGGGCCTGGCCTATCTGGGGGAGCGCTTCTACCTCCTGCGTGAGGGCCGGGTCTTCGAGGTCGTGCCGGGACAAGCTCCTGGTCATTGATCACCGAAGCCTGTAGAAGCCCCTAAGCGAAGCGTTCCCGCCGGAGGCGGGCTTCAAGCGCCAGGGCAGTTGGGGCAGCTTCCGTAGAGCACGATCTCGTGCCTTTCAGCGCGGAAACCCGGCGGGGCCAGCCAAGATAGGTCGCCGGGGCAGCCCATCAGCTCGAAGACCCTGCCACAGGAGGTGCAGTGAAAGTGGTGGTGGTGACCCTTGCCCGCCATCTCGTAGCGGGCGACCTCGCCGGGCAGCTCCACCGCCACCACGCTGCCCTCCTCTACCAGGGCGTTGATGGTGCGGTAGACGGTGGCAATGCCCAGGCCTGGAACCTGCTGGCGGGCGTGCTCGAGGATCTCTCCTGGGGAGAGGGGTCGGTTGGCTTTCCGCAGGGCCTCGCGAATGGCCTGCCGCTGCCGTGTGGAGCGCTCCATGCTCCCAGGATAGCAGAGTCTGCCCTTGACAAGAGTGATAAATCATTATCAATATGAGGCGTTGCTCTTTGCTAGGAGGTAGCCATGCGCACGGTGCAATTCACGCTCATGCTCGCAGCAATAGGCTTTGGTATCGCCTCGGCCCAGGTCAAGGTGGCAGCTACGACGGGCTTCATCGCCGATATGGTCAAAAACGTCGGCGGCAGCCGGGTCCACACCATCCAGGTGGTGCCGGGCAACAGTGATCCCCATAGCTTCGAGCCCAAACCCTCGGTTGTTCGGGAAATCGCCCGCGCCGGGGTGCTCTTCGCCAACGGGCTGGGACTCGAGCCCTTCCTCGAGAAACTGCAAGCCCAACTCCCTGGGGGGGCCAGGGTGGTCGAACTGGCCGAGGGAATGTCTAATCTGATCAAGGCCAGGGAGCACGCAGGCGATGAGCAAGAGGCCGAAGCGCACGCCCACGGCGCCTACGACCCTCACCTCTGGCTCGACCCGACCTACGGGGTGCGCTACGTGGAGAAGATCCGCGACGCGCTGAGCCAGCTCGACCCGGCGGGCAAAGCCACCTATGCTGCCAATGCCAGCCGTTACGTCGCCGAGATCAAGAAGGCCGACGCCGAGGTGCTGGCCTGCCTCGAGCCCATTCCCCCCTCCAGGCGCAAGCTGGTTTCCCAGCACGAAGCCCTGGGCTACTTTCTGCGCCGCTACCGGATCACCAGCGTGGGGTCCATCGCCGACTTCGCCGGCCAGGAGCGTGGCCCCCAGCGCTTCGCCAAGCTGGCCCAGGAGATGAAGAAGCAAGGCGTGAAGGTGGTCTTCGCCGAACCCCAGTTCCCCCAGGCCGAAGCCAGGGCGCTGGCCGAAGCCACCGGAGCTAGGGTCAAGCTGATCTACTCCGACGCCTTCGACGCCAGCGTCAACACCTACCTGAAGCTCATCCGCGCCAACGGAAAAGCGGTGTGCGAAGCCTTCCGCTGAGCTGAAAGCGTAGGCTCGGCGGTAGGCTGGTCCAAGCGTTGGCCGGGGCTATGAGCCCCTACATTACGGAGGAACCGTGGAGCGAGTAGACGTGCTGGTAGTGGGTGCAGGCGCTGCCGGGGTGGGCGTGAGCATTGCCTTAAAAATGGTGGGCCTGCAGGTAGGGCTGGTAGACCGCTACGGCGTGGGAGCTTCCTTCCGCCGCTGGCCCAGGGAAACCCGTTTCATCACCCCTTCCTTTACCTCCAACGCCTTCAACCTCCCCGATCTCAACGCCCTCACGCCCGATACCTCCCCGGCCTACAGCCTGGGCAAGGAGCGCCTCTCGGGCATGGATTACGCCCGCTACCTGGCCGCGCTGGTCAGGCATTACGGGTTGCCGGTGGCTTCCAAGACGA
This genomic interval carries:
- a CDS encoding Fur family transcriptional regulator — encoded protein: MERSTRQRQAIREALRKANRPLSPGEILEHARQQVPGLGIATVYRTINALVEEGSVVAVELPGEVARYEMAGKGHHHHFHCTSCGRVFELMGCPGDLSWLAPPGFRAERHEIVLYGSCPNCPGA
- a CDS encoding metal ABC transporter substrate-binding protein, producing MRTVQFTLMLAAIGFGIASAQVKVAATTGFIADMVKNVGGSRVHTIQVVPGNSDPHSFEPKPSVVREIARAGVLFANGLGLEPFLEKLQAQLPGGARVVELAEGMSNLIKAREHAGDEQEAEAHAHGAYDPHLWLDPTYGVRYVEKIRDALSQLDPAGKATYAANASRYVAEIKKADAEVLACLEPIPPSRRKLVSQHEALGYFLRRYRITSVGSIADFAGQERGPQRFAKLAQEMKKQGVKVVFAEPQFPQAEARALAEATGARVKLIYSDAFDASVNTYLKLIRANGKAVCEAFR